In Massilistercora timonensis, the following are encoded in one genomic region:
- the rpsJ gene encoding 30S ribosomal protein S10 translates to MASQVMRITLKAYDHQLVDASAKKIIETVKKNGSQVSGPVPLPTKKEVVTILRAVHKYKDSREQFEQRTHKRLIDIITPTQKTVDALSRLEMPAGVYIDIKMKTK, encoded by the coding sequence ATGGCAAGTCAAGTAATGAGAATCACACTGAAAGCGTATGATCACCAGCTGGTAGATGCATCCGCGAAGAAAATCATCGAAACTGTTAAGAAAAACGGATCACAGGTGAGCGGGCCGGTACCGCTTCCCACCAAGAAGGAAGTAGTTACCATCCTGAGAGCTGTTCACAAGTACAAAGATTCCAGAGAGCAGTTTGAGCAGAGAACTCATAAAAGACTGATCGATATCATCACACCGACCCAGAAGACGGTTGACGCGCTTTCCAGACTGGAGATGCCCGCAGGTGTGTACATTGATATCAAAATGAAAACCAAATAA
- the rplC gene encoding 50S ribosomal protein L3 yields MKKAILATKVGMTQIFNEDGTLTPVTVLQAGPCVVTQIKTEENDGYNAVQVGFADKKDKIINKDKSGKKEIVHRHGLTKAEQGHFAKAGVSGKRFVREFKLENAGEYELAQEIKADIFEVGDKVDATAISKGKGFQGAIKRHGQHRGPMTHGSKFHRHAGSNGAASDPSKVFKGKKMPGQMGNKKITIQNLEVVRVDAENNLLLIKGSVPGPKKSLVTIKEAVKSI; encoded by the coding sequence ATGAAGAAAGCGATTTTAGCTACCAAAGTGGGTATGACCCAGATCTTCAATGAAGACGGCACACTGACACCGGTTACCGTACTTCAGGCCGGTCCTTGTGTGGTAACACAGATCAAGACCGAAGAGAATGATGGTTACAATGCGGTCCAGGTAGGATTCGCGGACAAAAAAGACAAGATCATCAACAAAGACAAGAGCGGTAAGAAAGAGATCGTACACCGCCACGGACTGACCAAGGCTGAGCAGGGACATTTCGCGAAGGCCGGCGTGTCAGGCAAGAGATTTGTCAGAGAGTTCAAATTAGAGAACGCGGGCGAGTATGAGCTTGCGCAGGAGATCAAAGCGGATATTTTCGAAGTAGGCGACAAGGTTGACGCAACTGCAATCTCCAAAGGTAAGGGATTCCAGGGTGCCATCAAGAGACACGGACAGCACAGAGGACCTATGACTCACGGTTCCAAGTTCCATCGTCACGCTGGTTCCAACGGAGCTGCTTCTGATCCGAGTAAAGTATTCAAGGGCAAGAAGATGCCTGGTCAGATGGGTAACAAGAAGATCACCATCCAGAACCTGGAAGTTGTACGGGTAGATGCAGAGAACAATCTTCTGCTGATCAAGGGTTCTGTACCGGGACCGAAGAAATCTCTGGTAACGATCAAAGAAGCAGTGAAATCTATCTAG
- the rplD gene encoding 50S ribosomal protein L4, with protein sequence MANVSVYNIEGKEVGTIDLSDAVFGVEVNEHLLHMAVVNHLANNRQGTQKAKTRSEVSGGGRKPWRQKGTGHARQGSTRAPQWTGGGIVFAPVPRDYSFKMNKKERRAALKSALTSRVEEKKFIVVDKMAFDEIKTKNFANMLKNLDVAKALVVLEDGNTNAELSARNIEGVKTAKTNTVSAYDVMKYGTVIATEAAVRNIEEVYA encoded by the coding sequence ATGGCAAACGTATCTGTTTATAATATCGAAGGTAAAGAAGTTGGTACGATCGATTTAAGCGATGCGGTATTTGGTGTTGAGGTAAACGAGCACCTGCTGCACATGGCGGTCGTAAACCATCTTGCAAATAATCGTCAGGGAACACAGAAGGCCAAGACCCGTTCTGAAGTTTCCGGCGGAGGAAGAAAACCATGGAGACAGAAAGGAACAGGCCACGCAAGACAGGGCTCCACAAGAGCGCCTCAGTGGACAGGCGGCGGAATCGTATTCGCTCCGGTGCCGAGAGACTATTCCTTTAAGATGAACAAGAAAGAAAGAAGAGCGGCTCTTAAATCCGCCCTGACCTCCAGAGTAGAGGAGAAGAAGTTCATCGTAGTTGATAAGATGGCATTTGACGAGATCAAGACAAAGAACTTCGCCAACATGCTGAAAAATCTGGATGTGGCAAAAGCGCTGGTAGTGCTGGAAGACGGCAACACAAACGCTGAGCTCTCCGCAAGAAATATCGAGGGCGTTAAGACAGCCAAGACCAACACTGTAAGCGCGTACGACGTTATGAAGTACGGCACAGTGATCGCTACAGAGGCTGCAGTCCGCAATATCGAGGAGGTGTACGCATAA
- the rplW gene encoding 50S ribosomal protein L23 has protein sequence MANIQYYDVILKPVVTEKSMELMGEKKYTFLVHPEATKSQVKEAVEKMFDGAKVKSVNTMNYDGKKRRVRGTMQFGKTAKSKKAVVQLTADSADIEIFQGL, from the coding sequence ATGGCTAACATTCAATATTATGATGTAATCCTGAAGCCGGTTGTTACAGAGAAGAGCATGGAGCTCATGGGAGAAAAGAAATACACCTTCCTGGTACATCCGGAGGCCACCAAGTCTCAGGTAAAAGAGGCTGTGGAGAAGATGTTTGACGGCGCGAAAGTAAAGAGCGTCAACACCATGAATTATGATGGTAAGAAGAGAAGAGTGCGCGGAACCATGCAGTTTGGAAAGACTGCCAAGAGCAAGAAGGCTGTTGTACAGCTGACCGCGGACAGCGCTGATATCGAGATCTTCCAGGGTCTGTAG
- the rplB gene encoding 50S ribosomal protein L2 translates to MGIKTYRPYTPSRRQMTGSDFSEITKTTPEKSLLAPKSRQAGRNNQGKITVRHRGGGAKKKYRIVDFKRRKDGISANVIGIEYDPNRTANIALICYEDGEKAYILAPEGLKVGMKVMNGPEAEVRVGNCLPLSEIPVGTQIHNIELYPGRGGQMVRSAGNSAQLMAKEGKYATLRLPSGEMRMVPLVCRASVGVVGNSDHNLINLGKAGRKRHMGIRPTVRGSVMNPNDHPHGGGEGKTGIGRPGPCTPWGKPALGLKTRKRNKSSNKLIVRRRDGKAIK, encoded by the coding sequence ATGGGAATCAAAACATACCGCCCATATACACCGTCCAGAAGACAGATGACCGGTTCTGATTTCTCTGAGATCACTAAGACAACACCGGAGAAATCACTGCTGGCACCGAAGAGCAGACAGGCAGGACGTAATAATCAAGGTAAGATCACAGTAAGACACCGCGGAGGCGGCGCAAAGAAGAAATACAGGATCGTTGATTTCAAGAGAAGAAAAGACGGAATCAGCGCAAACGTTATCGGAATCGAGTACGATCCCAACAGAACAGCCAATATCGCGCTGATCTGCTACGAAGATGGAGAGAAGGCATACATCCTGGCTCCTGAGGGATTGAAAGTCGGCATGAAGGTCATGAACGGACCGGAGGCCGAGGTAAGAGTAGGAAACTGCCTGCCCCTTTCTGAGATTCCGGTAGGTACACAGATCCACAACATTGAGCTCTATCCGGGAAGAGGCGGCCAGATGGTACGTTCCGCCGGAAACAGCGCGCAGCTCATGGCGAAAGAAGGAAAGTACGCAACCCTTCGTCTTCCTTCCGGAGAGATGAGAATGGTTCCGCTGGTATGCAGAGCTTCTGTGGGAGTTGTAGGAAATTCTGATCATAATCTGATCAATCTTGGTAAAGCAGGACGTAAACGTCACATGGGTATCAGACCGACCGTTCGTGGTTCTGTTATGAACCCGAATGACCATCCGCACGGTGGTGGTGAAGGCAAGACCGGTATCGGACGTCCGGGTCCGTGCACTCCATGGGGTAAACCGGCGCTTGGCCTTAAGACCAGAAAGAGAAACAAATCTTCTAACAAGCTGATTGTAAGAAGAAGAGACGGTAAAGCGATCAAATAG
- the rpsS gene encoding 30S ribosomal protein S19: MARSIKKGPFADASLLKKIDAMNAAGEKSVIKTWSRRSTIFPSMVGHTIAVHDGRKHVPVYVTEDMVGHKLGEFVATRTYRGHGKDEKKSKVR; encoded by the coding sequence ATGGCACGTTCTATTAAAAAAGGACCATTTGCAGACGCAAGCCTGCTGAAAAAGATCGACGCTATGAACGCTGCGGGCGAGAAATCCGTTATCAAGACCTGGTCCCGCCGTTCTACGATCTTCCCGAGCATGGTTGGACATACAATCGCCGTTCATGACGGAAGAAAGCACGTTCCGGTGTATGTAACAGAGGATATGGTTGGACACAAGCTTGGTGAGTTTGTAGCTACCAGAACATACAGAGGACACGGCAAAGACGAGAAGAAATCAAAAGTTAGATAA
- the rplV gene encoding 50S ribosomal protein L22 — protein sequence MAKGHRSQIKRERNANKDTRPSAKLSYARVSVQKACFVLDAIRGKDVTTALGILTYNPRYASSLIKKLLESAVANAENNNGMNAENLYIAEAYANKGPTMKRIRPRAQGRAYRIEKRMSHITLVLDER from the coding sequence ATGGCGAAAGGACATAGATCCCAGATCAAGAGAGAGAGAAATGCGAATAAGGACACAAGACCGTCAGCGAAGCTGTCTTACGCACGGGTTTCTGTTCAGAAAGCATGTTTCGTATTGGATGCCATCAGAGGTAAGGATGTAACGACAGCACTTGGTATTTTAACTTACAATCCAAGATATGCTTCCAGTTTAATAAAGAAATTATTAGAGTCAGCGGTTGCGAACGCTGAGAACAATAATGGTATGAACGCTGAGAATCTTTATATTGCAGAGGCTTACGCGAACAAAGGACCAACAATGAAGAGAATCAGACCGAGAGCACAGGGCAGAGCTTACAGGATCGAGAAGAGAATGAGCCACATCACACTTGTGCTGGATGAAAGATAA
- the rpsC gene encoding 30S ribosomal protein S3: MGQKVNPHGLRVGIIKDWDSRWYAEKEFADYLVEDHEIRTYLKKRLYNAGVSRMEIERASDRVKIVIYTAKPGVVIGKGGSEIEKVKGELARFTDKKLIIDIKEIKRPDKDAQLVAENIAQQLENRISFRRAMKSCMSRTMKSGALGVKTAVAGRLGGADMARTEFYSEGTIPLQTLRADIDYGFAEADTTYGKIGVKVWIYKGEILPEKAAKEGSDK; encoded by the coding sequence ATGGGACAGAAAGTTAATCCTCATGGCTTGAGAGTCGGAATCATCAAAGACTGGGATTCCAGATGGTATGCGGAGAAAGAGTTCGCTGACTACCTGGTGGAAGACCATGAGATCAGAACGTATCTGAAGAAGAGATTATATAACGCGGGCGTCTCCAGAATGGAGATCGAGAGAGCCTCTGACCGTGTAAAGATCGTGATCTACACCGCAAAGCCGGGCGTTGTCATCGGTAAGGGCGGATCCGAGATCGAGAAGGTAAAAGGCGAACTTGCCCGTTTCACAGACAAGAAGCTTATCATCGACATCAAAGAGATCAAAAGACCAGACAAGGATGCGCAGCTTGTGGCGGAGAACATTGCTCAGCAGCTTGAGAACCGTATCTCCTTCCGCCGCGCAATGAAGTCCTGCATGTCCAGGACCATGAAGTCCGGAGCTCTTGGAGTTAAGACCGCTGTAGCCGGCCGCCTTGGCGGAGCCGACATGGCTCGTACCGAGTTCTACAGCGAGGGAACCATTCCGCTTCAGACATTGAGAGCAGACATTGACTACGGATTCGCTGAGGCAGACACCACCTACGGCAAGATTGGCGTTAAGGTATGGATCTACAAGGGCGAAATTCTTCCGGAAAAAGCGGCAAAGGAAGGGAGCGATAAATAA